Genomic segment of Vicinamibacterales bacterium:
GCGGGACCCGCGGCGCGTCGCTTCCAGCCGTCGCGCGCTCGCGCGCCTCGGCACGGCCGTCGCCGTCGCGTGCGTGGCCGGCGAGGTGGAAGACGCTGCGCACTGGCCCGACCGGCCTTCCATCGTGGTGGCCCTCCATGCCTGCGGCCAGGCGGCCGACGCGATCATCGAACGGGTGGTGGCCGCCGAGGCGCGCGCGCTGCTTCTCGTCCCATGTTGCACGAGTCGCGGGGTGGCGGCGGCAGTCCTGGCCGAGGAAGCCGCGGAACGGGGCGGGATTCCGAGGCATGCGCCGGTTCGACGCCGCTTCATCCAGGCGTGGGTGGACGCGGAGCGAACGTGGCGGCTCGAGGCGGCGGGGTACGAGACGGAGGTGGTGGAGTTTGTCGGCGCCACGGTGACGCCCCACAACCTGCTGTGGCGGTCACGCCTGGTCCGCGAGCCCGCGCGCATGGCGGCGGCCGGGCGGGCGCTCGCGCAGTTGACGGCCACGGGCGCCCCGGGACGTGCCGCGACTCGACCCGAACCGCGATGAATGGTCAGTGCACGGTCCGCGTCTTCCGGTCGAGATAGTCCATCAATACGTACTGCCCGAGCGTGTGTGGCGTGGTGAAATACGCCTTTCCGCGGCAGATGCCCGCGACCTGGCGCACGAAGCTGGCCAGGTCGGGATCGTGCGCGAGCATGAACGTATTGACCATGACGCCGCTTCGTCGGCAGGCGGCCACCTCCGCCAGCGTTTCCGACACGATGAACGGGTCGAGACCGAAGGCGTTCTTGTAGACCTGGCCGTCCGGGCGAGTCAGGGCAGACGGCTTGCCGTCGGTGATCATGATGATCTGCCGCATGTCCTTCCGTTGCCGGTCCAGAATGCGGCGCGCCACGCGCAGCCCTTCGCGGGTGTTGGTGTAGTACGGCCCGACGCGCACGCGTGCGAGTTCCTTGAGCGGGATCTCCTCCGCCGAATCGTGGAACAGCACCAGGTGGAGCGAGTCGCCGGGATACTGCTGCCGGATGAGCGTGGACAGCGCCAGCGCGACACGCTTGGCCGGCGTGAACCGATCTTCGCCGTACAGGATCATGCTGTGGCTGCAGTCGAGCATGAGGACCGTCGCGCACGAACTCTGGTACTCGCCCTGCGACACCATCAGGTCTTCGTACTGCACGTCGATGACCGTTCCATTCGGCGTGTCGCCCGGTCCGGGGATCCCGGCGGTTCCGGCCGCCGGCATGCGCTCGATGCCCGTCCGGCGGACCGCATTCAGGATGGTGCTGCTCGGATCCAGGTTGAGCGTGTCGCCGAACGCGTACGGCTTTGGGGCGCCGGTCGCCTCGATGCCGGTCGAGAGATCGCGCGTATCGTGCCGGCCGAAGCTGCTCTTGCCGAGCGAGCCCAGCAGGTCGCGCAGCGCGCGGTACCCGAGGAAGTCGATGCCCTTGTCGGTGACCTCGACCTTCATCGGCGGCGACGGTTCACCCTGGCCACCTCCCGTGCCCCGCGACTGGCGTTCGCGTCGTGCCGCCTCGAGATCGGGGCTGCTCGTGATGTAGCCCTCCTGCTCGAGGCGGTCGATCAACTGCTTGACCAGTTGTTCCAGCCGGTTCGGATTGCCGGAGTCGTCCAGCAACCGATCGAGGGCTTCCTGCGACAACACCTCGCCGTCGAGCAGCGCCTCGAGAATGGCATCATGGAGCGCCTGTATCGAATCCTGCGGATCGGCCCACGGGGACGCCGGTCCGCCGGCGAAACCGCTCGACAGCAGCAGGTCGGACAATCTCGAGAGCAGGTCCTCGAGGTCCAAATCCTCGCCGTCCACGGCTTCGTATTTCGAGTATTTGTACCGCATACGGTCCGCACGGGCGAGACGCCCGTGCCACTCAGTCAATCCCGAGTCCAGCGGTCAGAGCCCAGCTGCCAGCGTCCAGAGCCTAGTTGTAGTACTTCTTCTTCCGTTCCTGAATCGGAGAGTCCTCGTCGTACATCGAGTCGGGCGGCCGGGGCGTGCGTCGCGGTCCGTGCTGTTCGGTCCCGTGGTAGCCGCGCTCGTCGCTGCGGGCGATCCGCTTCAGGGAGTAGAGACCCTCCAGGACGAAGTCCACGGCCGCGGCCACGCGCGGCGGCTCGGTGCCGGCGGACACACCCGCTTTCCTGGCCAGCTCGATCAGCCCCGGAACCGCCTTCGCCCGGTCGAGGAGTTCGCCTGCCGAAGACGTGTCGGCGATCTGGATCGAACCCCCGCCTTCGAACCACTCGACGACGCCCGCGGTGTCGATGCCGTCCGCGTACCCGGTGAACACGTTCGCCACGGCCGCGCGCACCAGTTCGCGGGCGACCGACTCGGCGCCCTTCAGCTCGCCCTCGTACTCCAACTCGAACTTGCCGGTCAGCGACGGCAGCGCGGAGTAGATGTCGGTCACGCGCGCGACCGCCAGGCGCTCGGAGGCCGTCAGGGCCCGCCGCTCGGCGTTCGACGCGACGTTCTCGAGACTGGTGATCGGCATGCGCTGGCTGACGCCCGACCGCTTGTCGATCTTCTTGTCCGCGCGCGCCTGGAAGGCGATCTCCTCGACGACCTCCCGTACGAATGGCGGCACCTCCACGCACAGTCCTTCGTCGTGGCGATCGAGCCACGCTTCCTGCGCGGTGATGGCCAGGGCGTGTTGCCGCGTCACCGGATAGTGGGTCCGGATCTCGGATCCGATGCGGTCCTTGAGCGGCGTGATGATCTTGCCGCGCGCCGTGTAGTCCTCGGGGTTCGCCGTGAACACGATCATGACGTCGAGCGGGAGACGCACGGGATAGCCCTTGATTTGGACGTCTCCCTCCTGAAGGATGTTGAAGAGTCCCACCTGGATCTTGCCGGCGAGGTCGGGCAGTTCGTTGATGGCGAACACGCCCCGGTTCGCCCGCGGCAGCAGCCCGTAGTGCATCGTCATCTCGCTCGAGAGGTGCAGACCGCCCCGCGCGGCCTTGATCGGGTCGATGTCCCCGACGATGTCGGCGATCGTCACGTCGGGCGTCGCGAGTTTCTCCACGTAGCGGGCGTCCCGCGCCAGCCAGGCCACCGGCAGGGCGTCGCCTTCATCAGCCACGCGTGCGCGGCAGGACGTGCAGATCGGAGCGAGCGGGTCGTCGTTGATCTCGCAGCCGCGGACCACCGGGATCCACTCGTCGAGCAGGGTCGCGACACCGCGCAGGATGCGGCTCTTCGCCTGGCCCCGCAGGCCGAGGAGGATGAAGTTGTGACGGGACAGGATGGCGTTCACCAGTTGCGGGACGACGGTCTCGTCGTAGCCAACGATGCCGGGGAAGAGCGTCTCGCCGGCTCGGAGCTTCCGCATCAGATTCTGACGGATTTCGTCTTTGACGTTCCGGTGCGGGACGGCGCCACTCGCGACGGCGGCGCGGAGTCCGCCGAGCGTGTCGATCGTGTGGGGGCTGGCCATGTCCGATGATAGCACGCATATCAGACCATTGTGGTCGCCTATTGATGAGCTGTCGCGCATGCCGGCTGATATGATCCGCCAGTGCACCGCCATTCATGGGCTCGGCGCGACCGGCCTCTGGTCTTCGGTCATCGTGGCGGCAGCCGGCTGGCCCCGGAGAACACGCTGGCGGCATTCGACCGCGGCGTTGCCGAGGGCGTGGATGGTCTCGAGCTCGACGTCCGGCTTTCGCGGGACGGCGAGGTCATCTCGTGCCACGACGCGTCGATCGACAGGACGTGCGGAGGACGGGGGCCCGTGGCGGAGCGGACGGCGGCGGAACTGGCGATGGTGGACGCGGGATACCACTTCAGTCCCGGCGACGGGACCTTTCCGTTTCGGGGCCGCGGCGTCGGGGTGCCCACGTTGCGGGCGGTGCTGGCCCGCTATCCGGGGCTGCCGCTCGTCGTTGAAATGAAGGACGACACCCAGGCGATGGTCGAGGCGACGGTCGCCGTGGTCCGCGAAGCGGGCGCCGCCAGCCGCGTGTGCCTGGGGTCGTTTCACCAGGGGGTGCTTCGGGCCGCGCGTCGCCTGGCACCGGAGATTGCCACCGGGGCGGGGCGACAGGAAGTGGTCCATGCCCTGATCTGGGCGCGGCTTGGCTGGTTCCCGCCGCCACACCGCTACGACGCA
This window contains:
- a CDS encoding methyltransferase; its protein translation is MPDPSLPEVESWLERLYVAAEGASLRQEDRRKAKEVAAILGEIDAMAKRVSADPLVLVDAAAGKSYVGLLAAKLLFDAAGRAARVVAIERDPRRVASSRRALARLGTAVAVACVAGEVEDAAHWPDRPSIVVALHACGQAADAIIERVVAAEARALLLVPCCTSRGVAAAVLAEEAAERGGIPRHAPVRRRFIQAWVDAERTWRLEAAGYETEVVEFVGATVTPHNLLWRSRLVREPARMAAAGRALAQLTATGAPGRAATRPEPR
- a CDS encoding VWA domain-containing protein, with protein sequence MRYKYSKYEAVDGEDLDLEDLLSRLSDLLLSSGFAGGPASPWADPQDSIQALHDAILEALLDGEVLSQEALDRLLDDSGNPNRLEQLVKQLIDRLEQEGYITSSPDLEAARRERQSRGTGGGQGEPSPPMKVEVTDKGIDFLGYRALRDLLGSLGKSSFGRHDTRDLSTGIEATGAPKPYAFGDTLNLDPSSTILNAVRRTGIERMPAAGTAGIPGPGDTPNGTVIDVQYEDLMVSQGEYQSSCATVLMLDCSHSMILYGEDRFTPAKRVALALSTLIRQQYPGDSLHLVLFHDSAEEIPLKELARVRVGPYYTNTREGLRVARRILDRQRKDMRQIIMITDGKPSALTRPDGQVYKNAFGLDPFIVSETLAEVAACRRSGVMVNTFMLAHDPDLASFVRQVAGICRGKAYFTTPHTLGQYVLMDYLDRKTRTVH
- a CDS encoding sigma 54-interacting transcriptional regulator; this encodes MASPHTIDTLGGLRAAVASGAVPHRNVKDEIRQNLMRKLRAGETLFPGIVGYDETVVPQLVNAILSRHNFILLGLRGQAKSRILRGVATLLDEWIPVVRGCEINDDPLAPICTSCRARVADEGDALPVAWLARDARYVEKLATPDVTIADIVGDIDPIKAARGGLHLSSEMTMHYGLLPRANRGVFAINELPDLAGKIQVGLFNILQEGDVQIKGYPVRLPLDVMIVFTANPEDYTARGKIITPLKDRIGSEIRTHYPVTRQHALAITAQEAWLDRHDEGLCVEVPPFVREVVEEIAFQARADKKIDKRSGVSQRMPITSLENVASNAERRALTASERLAVARVTDIYSALPSLTGKFELEYEGELKGAESVARELVRAAVANVFTGYADGIDTAGVVEWFEGGGSIQIADTSSAGELLDRAKAVPGLIELARKAGVSAGTEPPRVAAAVDFVLEGLYSLKRIARSDERGYHGTEQHGPRRTPRPPDSMYDEDSPIQERKKKYYN
- a CDS encoding glycerophosphodiester phosphodiesterase → MHRHSWARRDRPLVFGHRGGSRLAPENTLAAFDRGVAEGVDGLELDVRLSRDGEVISCHDASIDRTCGGRGPVAERTAAELAMVDAGYHFSPGDGTFPFRGRGVGVPTLRAVLARYPGLPLVVEMKDDTQAMVEATVAVVREAGAASRVCLGSFHQGVLRAARRLAPEIATGAGRQEVVHALIWARLGWFPPPHRYDALQVPESRQGIRVVTPRLVGAAHRAGLRVQVWIVDGADDVRRLLDWGVDAVITDRPDVAVPTVRGWLESRARRSGTPA